One genomic region from Asterias amurensis chromosome 7, ASM3211899v1 encodes:
- the LOC139939575 gene encoding hsp90 co-chaperone Cdc37-like isoform X2 has translation MLFHETVVLAQSEHKKTCEKVEVLKECAKMVDYSKWDNIEVSDDEDETHPNIDTPSLFRWRHQARLDREEEARKEKESVASQSLQAKVKLEQTKKQLEELKTSGDTEQEKLAKIQSELQDLELQNKKWREKEAELENKEKLTPWNVDTLSKDGFSKTRINKDAPKVEDLTEEERSERQATFVKKHEKNIKKYGMHKRWDDSGAFLQDHMELVCEETANYLVIWAIDLQVEDKTALMEQVAHQVIVMQFILELAKSLKRDPRSCIKPFFTKIKSADKQYMESFYEELNLFKGRIRKKAQERIDRAMKEADEEMERERQARLGPGGLDPVEVFETLPKELQACFESKDISLLQKMIGDMEPSEAEYHMKRCVDSGLWVPGGGASEGNAGEQEKGPEGDAGAGSEEPTYESV, from the exons ATGCTGTTTCATGAAACGGTCGTCTTAGCACAGTCAGAACACAAAAAGACGTGCGAAAAAGTGGAAGTGCTCAAAGAGTGTGCAAAGATGGTGGACTACAGCAAATGGGATAATATTGAG GTCtctgatgatgaagatgaaaCACATCCAAACATAGACACGCCAAGTCTCTTCAGATGGCGGCATCAGGCTCGGCTGGATCGAGAGGAAGAAGCTAGGAAGGAGAAGGAAAGTGTCGCCAGTCAGTCTTTGCA GGCCAAGGTGAAACTTgaacagacaaaaaaacaactggAAGAGCTCAAGACATCTGGAGACACTGAACAG GAAAAACTTGCCAAGATTCAGAGTGAACTCCAAGATCTTGaattacagaacaaaaaatgGAGGGAGAAGGAAGCGGAGTTAGAAAATAAAGAGAAG CTCACCCCATGGAATGTGGACACACTGAGTAAGGATGGCTTCAGCAAAACACGCATCAACAAAGACGCCCCCAAGGTGGAAGATCTAACTGAGGAAGAGAGGAGTGAGAGACAGGCCACCTTTGTCAAGAAGCACGAGAAGAACATTAAGAAGTACGGTATGCATAAGAGGTGGGATGACTCTGGGGCCTTCCTTCAGGATCACATGGAGCTTGTGTGTGAGGAAACGGCCAACTATCTTGTCATCTGGGCCATTGATCTTCAAGTTGAAGAC AAGACTGCTCTGATGGAGCAGGTAGCCCACCAGGTGATTGTCATGCAGTTCATATTAGAGCTGGCTAAAAGTCTCAAACGGGATCCAAGATCATGCATCAAGCCTTTCTTCACAAA GATTAAGAGTGCAGATAAACAGTATATGGAGTCATTTTATGAGGAGTTGAATCTATTCAAGGGACGGATCCGTAAGAAGGCTCAAGAGCGAATTGACCGAGCAATGAAAGAAGCTGATGAG GAAATGGAGAGAGAGAGGCAGGCTAGGCTTGGACCTGGTGGGCTGGATCCAGTCGAGGTCTTTGAAACTCTTCCCAAG GAACTTCAAGCATGTTTTGAAAGTAAAGACATCTCATTGCTCCAGAAGATGATTGGTGACATGGAACCTTCAGAAGCCGAATATCATATGAAACGCTGCGTTGATTCCGGGCTGTGGGTACCAGGGGGTGGAGCCAGTGAGGGCAATGCAGGGGAACAGGAAAAGGGACCAGAGGGAGATGCAGGTGCAGGGAGCGAGGAACCGACGTATGAATCTGTATAA
- the LOC139939575 gene encoding hsp90 co-chaperone Cdc37-like isoform X1: MLFHETVVLAQSEHKKTCEKVEVLKECAKMVDYSKWDNIEVSDDEDETHPNIDTPSLFRWRHQARLDREEEARKEKESVASQSLQAKVKLEQTKKQLEELKTSGDTEQEKLAKIQSELQDLELQNKKWREKEAELENKEKLTPWNVDTLSKDGFSKTRINKDAPKVEDLTEEERSERQATFVKKHEKNIKKYGMHKRWDDSGAFLQDHMELVCEETANYLVIWAIDLQVEDLKFQKRLRVASRSGRYTDKEMAKMKRKGERKTALMEQVAHQVIVMQFILELAKSLKRDPRSCIKPFFTKIKSADKQYMESFYEELNLFKGRIRKKAQERIDRAMKEADEEMERERQARLGPGGLDPVEVFETLPKELQACFESKDISLLQKMIGDMEPSEAEYHMKRCVDSGLWVPGGGASEGNAGEQEKGPEGDAGAGSEEPTYESV; the protein is encoded by the exons ATGCTGTTTCATGAAACGGTCGTCTTAGCACAGTCAGAACACAAAAAGACGTGCGAAAAAGTGGAAGTGCTCAAAGAGTGTGCAAAGATGGTGGACTACAGCAAATGGGATAATATTGAG GTCtctgatgatgaagatgaaaCACATCCAAACATAGACACGCCAAGTCTCTTCAGATGGCGGCATCAGGCTCGGCTGGATCGAGAGGAAGAAGCTAGGAAGGAGAAGGAAAGTGTCGCCAGTCAGTCTTTGCA GGCCAAGGTGAAACTTgaacagacaaaaaaacaactggAAGAGCTCAAGACATCTGGAGACACTGAACAG GAAAAACTTGCCAAGATTCAGAGTGAACTCCAAGATCTTGaattacagaacaaaaaatgGAGGGAGAAGGAAGCGGAGTTAGAAAATAAAGAGAAG CTCACCCCATGGAATGTGGACACACTGAGTAAGGATGGCTTCAGCAAAACACGCATCAACAAAGACGCCCCCAAGGTGGAAGATCTAACTGAGGAAGAGAGGAGTGAGAGACAGGCCACCTTTGTCAAGAAGCACGAGAAGAACATTAAGAAGTACGGTATGCATAAGAGGTGGGATGACTCTGGGGCCTTCCTTCAGGATCACATGGAGCTTGTGTGTGAGGAAACGGCCAACTATCTTGTCATCTGGGCCATTGATCTTCAAGTTGAAGAC CTCAAGTTTCAAAAGCGCCTCCGTGTCGCTTCTAGATCAGGACGCTACACTGACAAAGAGATGGCCAAGATGAAACGGAAAGGAGAAAGG AAGACTGCTCTGATGGAGCAGGTAGCCCACCAGGTGATTGTCATGCAGTTCATATTAGAGCTGGCTAAAAGTCTCAAACGGGATCCAAGATCATGCATCAAGCCTTTCTTCACAAA GATTAAGAGTGCAGATAAACAGTATATGGAGTCATTTTATGAGGAGTTGAATCTATTCAAGGGACGGATCCGTAAGAAGGCTCAAGAGCGAATTGACCGAGCAATGAAAGAAGCTGATGAG GAAATGGAGAGAGAGAGGCAGGCTAGGCTTGGACCTGGTGGGCTGGATCCAGTCGAGGTCTTTGAAACTCTTCCCAAG GAACTTCAAGCATGTTTTGAAAGTAAAGACATCTCATTGCTCCAGAAGATGATTGGTGACATGGAACCTTCAGAAGCCGAATATCATATGAAACGCTGCGTTGATTCCGGGCTGTGGGTACCAGGGGGTGGAGCCAGTGAGGGCAATGCAGGGGAACAGGAAAAGGGACCAGAGGGAGATGCAGGTGCAGGGAGCGAGGAACCGACGTATGAATCTGTATAA